The proteins below come from a single Ictalurus punctatus breed USDA103 chromosome 24, Coco_2.0, whole genome shotgun sequence genomic window:
- the brd4 gene encoding bromodomain-containing protein 4 isoform X1 codes for MDYKMHSKSNDLLDFQTLDALLEKIAHYSAAVKRDPSEECNGIGGALPAEAAPGSRLNEWCPVAPPPPLPPPPPPASAPVPVLHPTSMGDGLDAAPMSGSSSSSQGQPQPQSQPSHAFNPPPPEIVDSSRPKRQTNQLQYLSKVVLKTLWKHQFSWPFQAPVDAVKLNLPDYYKIIKNPMDMGTIKKRLENSYYWNAQECIQDFNTMFTNCYIYNKAGDDIVLMAEALEKLFLQKISEMPQEENEIAVMTPKGRGRGRRDPGLNIKPPGPGLDSPSTTPQTRGISNHGAGPQTRGPIPGPPALPPQVALQQALPPRVPPTIPQLGPPFPLGPSDCNPPGTIMTSVPPPTQTALPPMPIQQSPAPMLQSVMPKVSPQRLKQRKSQKRKADTTTPTANDQLSESSPAESKSGKTLPRRESVRPSKQPKKEAPDSQHHLAYSAPAGPNSPKVLEQLRYCAGIVKEMFAKKHTAYAWPFYKPVDVETLGLHDYHDIIKHPMDLTTIKDKLDNRQYRDAQEFAADVRLMFSNCYKYNPPDHEVVVMARKLQDVFEMRFAKMPDEPEEVFTPAPAPVLHPAAPVKPQPPIAAPSSSDSSSDSSSESESSTDDSEEERAQRLAELKEQVRKKDLKAVHEQLAALSQPQASKPKKKEKDKKEKKKEKHKKKAIPGLDEILEPPSALPTPKSKNKNNKDPLPKKTKKPSKKEGMKNNRSIPPPGTAPPTLQPGPGLDPVEESGLAGGPGSAGLVPAEKCKPMSYEEKRQLSLDINKLPGDKLGRVVHIIQSREPSLKNSNPDEIEIDFETLKPSTLRELERYVSSCLRKKKKPPEKTVETMSAKPKGSSSDSGSSSESSSSDSEDSESGMASKLKKRGHSAKEGKKGHHPVIAPGMVQPQMPLQPQAPVLQPTAQLKQQQQPQQQQQQHPSPAAYMAPQVTALESSQLLENTFDSLPHFGQPLMHMSHHTNDSSSPAPPHLNAHTASGPGSPDTHPFLNQHPILQSPALHNALPQQPSRPSNRAAPLPAKPPQPSTPQQPLQLQPQQPPQPQHHLPPHLLHPHQPIRQRPLSPPTLTPQGLLSSQPPQLLLEDDEEPMPTMPLNQVLFLQQLQQGRQQQQQQQVPLMQALQGRQSQPQSQPSLLQTVQVQSQLPVQTQLSVQTQPQAAPVHQPSPQMPQHAPRHMQQSQSQQQQQQQQQQQQQQQQQLAFSQGPVQTTQTQPAQHKVAMTPSKAQQQIIQQQQQQHPSPRQHKPDPYSTGHLIENPSPLMMHSPQISQYPPVGHQSPPQNLQPKKEPQRGPPALGPLKEEKQSPSPVMRSESFSPPIRQEPHKQPESKTHMPGHGQQRPDMKPLDTSRPVIRSSDHSGPPPTMPDKDKFKQEPKTPVAPKKVQDVKLKNMGSWASLAQRSTSTPSSAVKSSSDSFEQFRRAAREKEEREKALKAQAEQAEKDRQRRDQEKHRGRDDEDTMEVPRRPHEEQRRRSEHQQAQAAPPQQQHQAPSQTPTQQPQTPSAPQPSQAPPQSPASSQSALDQQREMARRREQERRRREAMAATIDMNFQSDLMAIFEENLF; via the exons AGATCCCAGCGAGGAGTGCAATGGAATCGGCGGCGCTCTCCCTGCAGAGGCCGCGCCCGGCTCGCGGCTGAACGAGTGGTGTCCCGtggcccctcctcctcctcttcctcctcctccacctcctgcaTCTGCCCCGGTGCCTGTGCTCCATCCGACCAGTATGGGTGACGGTCTGGACGCCGCACCGATGTCagggagcagcagcagcagccaggGGCAACCCCAGCCCCAGTCTCAGCCCTCTCACGCATTCAACCCCCCTCCCCCGGAGATCGTCGATTCATCACGGCCAAAGCGCCAGACCAACCAGCTGCAATATCTCTCCAAGGTGGTGCTCAAGACGCTGTGGAAGCACCAGTTCTCATGGCCCTTCCAGGCTCCCGTAGATGCCGTCAAGCTAAACCTGCCT GACTATTACAAGATCATTAAAAACCCTATGGACATGGGAACAATCAAGAAGCGGCTCGAGAACAGTTACTACTGGAACGCCCAAGAATGTATTCAAGACTTCAACACCATGTTTACCAACTGCTACATCTACAACAAG GCAGGGGATGACATAGTCTTAATGGCCGAGGCACTGGAGAAACTGTTCCTCCAGAAGATTTCGGAAATGCCCCAGGAGGAGAACGAGATCGCCGTCATGACTCCGAAGGGCCGTGGTCGGGGCAGGAGGGACCCAG ggtTGAACATAAAGCCCCCCGGACCCGGCTTAGATTCTCCGTCGACGACCCCTCAGACTCGTGGCATTTCCAATCACGGAGCAGGGCCACAGACTAGAGGACCCATACCAGGTCCTCCAGCGCTCCCTCCACAGGTGGCTCTGCAGCAAGCTCTTCCTCCTCGAGTTCCCCCTACGATCCCCCAGCTGGGTCCTCCCTTTCCGCTCGGCCCTTCAGACTGCAATCCTCCGGGCACCATCATGACCTCGGTGCCTCCCCCGACCCAGACTGCCCTTCCACCCATGCCCATTCAACAGAGTCCTGCACCGATGCTTCAGAGCGTCATGCCTAAAGTGAGTCCTCAGAGATTAAAG CAGAGAAAAAGCCAGAAGAGGAAAGCAGACACGACGACCCCCACCGCCAATGACCAGCTGAGCGAGTCCTCTCCCGCGGAGTCCAAGTCAGGAAAGACTCTCCCTCGGAGAGAGAGCGTGCGGCCGTCGAAACAACCCAAGAAAGAAGCGCCCGATTCCCAGCACCATCTGGCCTACAGCGCGCCCGCCGGCCCAAACAGCCCCAAAGTGCTGGAGCAGCTACGCTACTGCGCCGGCATCGTGAAGGAGATGTTCGCTAAGAAGCACACCGCTTACGCGTGGCCTTTCTACAAGCCGGTTGATGTGGAGACTCTGGGACTGCATGACTACCACGACATCATCAAACACCCCATGGACCTCACCACCATCAAG GACAAGTTGGACAACAGACAGTACAGAGACGCGCAGGAGTTTGCTGCGGACGTGCGGTTAATGTTCTCCAACTGCTACAAGTACAACCCTCCAGACCACGAGGTTGTGGTGATGGCGCGCAAGCTGCAG GACGTGTTTGAGATGCGCTTTGCTAAGATGCCGGATGAGCCCGAGGAGGTCTTTACCCCTGCGCCTGCCCCCGTGCTGCACCCTGCGGCCCCTGTGAAGCCTCAGCCGCCCATCGCCGCCCCCTCGTCCTCCGACAGCTCCAGCGACTCCTCGTCCGAGTCGGAATCCTCCACCGACGACTCGGAAGAGGAGAGAGCTCAGAGGCTGGCTGAGCTCAAGGAGCAGGTGCGGAAAAAAGac CTCAAGGCGGTCCACGAGCAGCTGGCAGCCCTGTCTCAGCCCCAGGCCAGCAAAccaaagaagaaagagaaggacaagaaggaaaagaagaaggagaagcaCAAAAAGAAAGCCATCCCCGGACTGGACGAGATCCTCGAGCCTCCTTCTGCTCTCCCGACCCCGAAGAGCAAGAATAAGAACAACAAAGATCCTCTGCCCAAGAAGACCAAGAAGCCAAG TAAGAAGGAAGGCATGAAGAACAACCGCTCCATTCCTCCCCCGGGCACAGCGCCTCCCACCCTGCAGCCTGGGCCTGGCCTCGACCCCGTGGAAGAGTCAGGTCTGGCAGGGGGACCGGGATCCGCGGGCTTGGTACCTGCCGAAAAGTGCAAGCCCATGTCCTACGAGGAGAAGAGACAGCTGAGCCTCGACATCAATAAGCTGCCTGGGGACAAGCTGGGCCGTGTGGTCCACATCATTCAATCCCGCGAGCCTTCGCTGAAAAACTCCAACCCGGACGAGATCGAGATCGACTTCGAGACGCTAAAACCTTCCACGCTGCGAGAGCTGGAGAGATACGTTTCGTCCTGTCTCcgcaagaagaagaagcctcCAG AAAAGACCGTGGAGACTATGAGCGCTAAGCCGAAAGGCTCGTCTTCAGACTCGGGCAGCAGCAGCGAGTCGAGCTCGTCCGACAGCGAGGACTCGGAGTCAG GAATGGCCTCTAAATTGAAGAAGAGAGGTCACTCTGCTAAAGAGGGGAAGAAAGGCCACCACCCGGTGATAGCGCCAGGTATGGTCCAGCCCCAGATGCCCCTCCAGCCCCAGGCTCCGGTCTTACAGCCCACAGCTCAGctaaaacaacagcagcagccacaacagcagcagcagcagcatccgTCTCCTGCAGCGTACATGGCTCCTCAGGTCACGGCGCTGGAGTCGTCGCAGCTGCTCGAGAACACGTTTGACTCTTTGCCCCACTTTGGACAGCCCCTCATGCACATGTCCCACCACACCAACGACTCGTCCTCTCCTGCCCCGCCTCACCTCAACGCTCACACAGCAAGTGGCCCCGGGTCACCTGACACGCACCCGTTCTTAAACCAGCACCCCATCCTCCAATCCCCAG cactgcacaACGCTCTGCCTCAGCAGCCTTCACGTCCTAGCAACAGAGCAGCGCCGCTCCCCGCCAAACCCCCGCAGCCCTCGACTCCCCAGCAGCCTCTGCAGCTCCAGCCCCAGCAGCCCCCTCAACCCCAGCACCACCTCCCTCCTCACCTCCTGCACCCCCATCAGCCCATCCGCCAGAGGCCGCTGTCCCCTCCTACGCTCACTCCGCAGGGCCTTCTCTCCTCACAGCCTCCTCAGTTACTGCTGGAGGATGATGAGGAACCCATGCCCACCATGCCCCTCAACCAGGTCCTCTTCCTGCAGCAGCTGCAGCAGGGTcgacaacagcagcagcagcagcaggtccCACTCATGCAGGCCCTCCAGGGCCGTCAGTCACAGCCACAGAGCCAGCCTTCCCTGTTGCAGACGGTGCAGGTGCAGTCACAGCTTCCTGTGCAGACCCAACTGTCTGTCCAAACTCAACCCCAGGCTGCTCCAGTGCACCAGCCCTCGCCGCAGATGCCCCAGCATGCACCCAGACACATGCAGCAATCGCagagccagcagcagcagcagcagcagcaacaacaacagcagcagcagcagcagcagctggcTTTCTCACAAGGCCCAGTGCAGACCACACAGACGCAGCCGGCGCAGCACAAAGTGGCCATGACTCCCAGTAAAGCGCAGCAGCAGATtattcagcagcagcagcagcagcatcctTCTCCACGTCAACACAAACCTGATCCCTATAGCACAG GACACCTGATAGAGAACCCCTCTCCTCTCATGATGCATTCCCCTCAGATTTCTCAGTATCCTCCTGTAGGCCATCAGTCTCCTCCACAAAACCTCCAGCCTAAAAAA GAGCCGCAGCGAGGGCCGCCGGCTCTCGGGCCTCTGAAGGAGGAGAAGCAGTCGCCCTCGCCCGTGATGAGGAGCGAGTCCTTCAGCCCGCCCATACGCCAGGAACCACACAAACAGCCTGAGAGCAAGACACACATGCCgggccacggccagcaga GGCCAGACATGAAGCCTCTGGACACGTCTCGCCCCGTAATCCGCTCCTCGGACCATAGCGGTCCACCCCCCACCATGCCGGACAAGGACAAGTTCAAACAGGAGCCCAAGACTCCTGTGGCTCCTAAAAAGGTACAG GATGTGAAACTGAAGAACATGGGCTCATGGGCCAGCCTGGCGCAGAGGTCCACGTCTACGCCGTCCTCGGCGGTGAAATCGAGCAGCGACAGCTTCGAGCAGTTCCGCCGAGCAGCCCGGGAGAAGGAGGAGCGGGAGAAAGCGCTGAAGGCTCAAGCAGAGCAGGCAGAGAAGGACCGGCAGCGCAGAGACCAGGAGAAACATCG ggGCCGTGATGATGAAGATACGATGGAGGTTCCTCGAAGGCCCCATGAGGAGCAGCGGAGGCGCTCTGAGCACCAGCAAGCCCAGGCCGCTCCGCCACAACAGCAGCACCAGGCCCCGTCCCAAACGCCAACCCAACAGCCCCAGACGCCGTCCGCCCCGCAGCCGTCACAGGCACCCCCTCAGTCTCCAGCCTCCAGCCAGAGCGCCCTCGACCAGCAGAGAGAGATGGCACGCCGCCGCGAgcaagagaggaggaggagagaggcg ATGGCAGCTACCATCGACATGAACTTCCAAAGCGATCTGATGGCGATCTTCGAGGAGAACTTGTTCTGA
- the brd4 gene encoding bromodomain-containing protein 4 isoform X3, protein MDYKMHSKSNDLLDFQTLDALLEKIAHYSAAVKRDPSEECNGIGGALPAEAAPGSRLNEWCPVAPPPPLPPPPPPASAPVPVLHPTSMGDGLDAAPMSGSSSSSQGQPQPQSQPSHAFNPPPPEIVDSSRPKRQTNQLQYLSKVVLKTLWKHQFSWPFQAPVDAVKLNLPDYYKIIKNPMDMGTIKKRLENSYYWNAQECIQDFNTMFTNCYIYNKAGDDIVLMAEALEKLFLQKISEMPQEENEIAVMTPKGRGRGRRDPGLNIKPPGPGLDSPSTTPQTRGISNHGAGPQTRGPIPGPPALPPQVALQQALPPRVPPTIPQLGPPFPLGPSDCNPPGTIMTSVPPPTQTALPPMPIQQSPAPMLQSVMPKVSPQRLKQRKSQKRKADTTTPTANDQLSESSPAESKSGKTLPRRESVRPSKQPKKEAPDSQHHLAYSAPAGPNSPKVLEQLRYCAGIVKEMFAKKHTAYAWPFYKPVDVETLGLHDYHDIIKHPMDLTTIKDKLDNRQYRDAQEFAADVRLMFSNCYKYNPPDHEVVVMARKLQDVFEMRFAKMPDEPEEVFTPAPAPVLHPAAPVKPQPPIAAPSSSDSSSDSSSESESSTDDSEEERAQRLAELKEQLKAVHEQLAALSQPQASKPKKKEKDKKEKKKEKHKKKAIPGLDEILEPPSALPTPKSKNKNNKDPLPKKTKKPSKKEGMKNNRSIPPPGTAPPTLQPGPGLDPVEESGLAGGPGSAGLVPAEKCKPMSYEEKRQLSLDINKLPGDKLGRVVHIIQSREPSLKNSNPDEIEIDFETLKPSTLRELERYVSSCLRKKKKPPEKTVETMSAKPKGSSSDSGSSSESSSSDSEDSESGMASKLKKRGHSAKEGKKGHHPVIAPGMVQPQMPLQPQAPVLQPTAQLKQQQQPQQQQQQHPSPAAYMAPQVTALESSQLLENTFDSLPHFGQPLMHMSHHTNDSSSPAPPHLNAHTASGPGSPDTHPFLNQHPILQSPALHNALPQQPSRPSNRAAPLPAKPPQPSTPQQPLQLQPQQPPQPQHHLPPHLLHPHQPIRQRPLSPPTLTPQGLLSSQPPQLLLEDDEEPMPTMPLNQVLFLQQLQQGRQQQQQQQVPLMQALQGRQSQPQSQPSLLQTVQVQSQLPVQTQLSVQTQPQAAPVHQPSPQMPQHAPRHMQQSQSQQQQQQQQQQQQQQQQQLAFSQGPVQTTQTQPAQHKVAMTPSKAQQQIIQQQQQQHPSPRQHKPDPYSTGHLIENPSPLMMHSPQISQYPPVGHQSPPQNLQPKKEPQRGPPALGPLKEEKQSPSPVMRSESFSPPIRQEPHKQPESKTHMPGHGQQRPDMKPLDTSRPVIRSSDHSGPPPTMPDKDKFKQEPKTPVAPKKVQDVKLKNMGSWASLAQRSTSTPSSAVKSSSDSFEQFRRAAREKEEREKALKAQAEQAEKDRQRRDQEKHRGRDDEDTMEVPRRPHEEQRRRSEHQQAQAAPPQQQHQAPSQTPTQQPQTPSAPQPSQAPPQSPASSQSALDQQREMARRREQERRRREAMAATIDMNFQSDLMAIFEENLF, encoded by the exons AGATCCCAGCGAGGAGTGCAATGGAATCGGCGGCGCTCTCCCTGCAGAGGCCGCGCCCGGCTCGCGGCTGAACGAGTGGTGTCCCGtggcccctcctcctcctcttcctcctcctccacctcctgcaTCTGCCCCGGTGCCTGTGCTCCATCCGACCAGTATGGGTGACGGTCTGGACGCCGCACCGATGTCagggagcagcagcagcagccaggGGCAACCCCAGCCCCAGTCTCAGCCCTCTCACGCATTCAACCCCCCTCCCCCGGAGATCGTCGATTCATCACGGCCAAAGCGCCAGACCAACCAGCTGCAATATCTCTCCAAGGTGGTGCTCAAGACGCTGTGGAAGCACCAGTTCTCATGGCCCTTCCAGGCTCCCGTAGATGCCGTCAAGCTAAACCTGCCT GACTATTACAAGATCATTAAAAACCCTATGGACATGGGAACAATCAAGAAGCGGCTCGAGAACAGTTACTACTGGAACGCCCAAGAATGTATTCAAGACTTCAACACCATGTTTACCAACTGCTACATCTACAACAAG GCAGGGGATGACATAGTCTTAATGGCCGAGGCACTGGAGAAACTGTTCCTCCAGAAGATTTCGGAAATGCCCCAGGAGGAGAACGAGATCGCCGTCATGACTCCGAAGGGCCGTGGTCGGGGCAGGAGGGACCCAG ggtTGAACATAAAGCCCCCCGGACCCGGCTTAGATTCTCCGTCGACGACCCCTCAGACTCGTGGCATTTCCAATCACGGAGCAGGGCCACAGACTAGAGGACCCATACCAGGTCCTCCAGCGCTCCCTCCACAGGTGGCTCTGCAGCAAGCTCTTCCTCCTCGAGTTCCCCCTACGATCCCCCAGCTGGGTCCTCCCTTTCCGCTCGGCCCTTCAGACTGCAATCCTCCGGGCACCATCATGACCTCGGTGCCTCCCCCGACCCAGACTGCCCTTCCACCCATGCCCATTCAACAGAGTCCTGCACCGATGCTTCAGAGCGTCATGCCTAAAGTGAGTCCTCAGAGATTAAAG CAGAGAAAAAGCCAGAAGAGGAAAGCAGACACGACGACCCCCACCGCCAATGACCAGCTGAGCGAGTCCTCTCCCGCGGAGTCCAAGTCAGGAAAGACTCTCCCTCGGAGAGAGAGCGTGCGGCCGTCGAAACAACCCAAGAAAGAAGCGCCCGATTCCCAGCACCATCTGGCCTACAGCGCGCCCGCCGGCCCAAACAGCCCCAAAGTGCTGGAGCAGCTACGCTACTGCGCCGGCATCGTGAAGGAGATGTTCGCTAAGAAGCACACCGCTTACGCGTGGCCTTTCTACAAGCCGGTTGATGTGGAGACTCTGGGACTGCATGACTACCACGACATCATCAAACACCCCATGGACCTCACCACCATCAAG GACAAGTTGGACAACAGACAGTACAGAGACGCGCAGGAGTTTGCTGCGGACGTGCGGTTAATGTTCTCCAACTGCTACAAGTACAACCCTCCAGACCACGAGGTTGTGGTGATGGCGCGCAAGCTGCAG GACGTGTTTGAGATGCGCTTTGCTAAGATGCCGGATGAGCCCGAGGAGGTCTTTACCCCTGCGCCTGCCCCCGTGCTGCACCCTGCGGCCCCTGTGAAGCCTCAGCCGCCCATCGCCGCCCCCTCGTCCTCCGACAGCTCCAGCGACTCCTCGTCCGAGTCGGAATCCTCCACCGACGACTCGGAAGAGGAGAGAGCTCAGAGGCTGGCTGAGCTCAAGGAGCAG CTCAAGGCGGTCCACGAGCAGCTGGCAGCCCTGTCTCAGCCCCAGGCCAGCAAAccaaagaagaaagagaaggacaagaaggaaaagaagaaggagaagcaCAAAAAGAAAGCCATCCCCGGACTGGACGAGATCCTCGAGCCTCCTTCTGCTCTCCCGACCCCGAAGAGCAAGAATAAGAACAACAAAGATCCTCTGCCCAAGAAGACCAAGAAGCCAAG TAAGAAGGAAGGCATGAAGAACAACCGCTCCATTCCTCCCCCGGGCACAGCGCCTCCCACCCTGCAGCCTGGGCCTGGCCTCGACCCCGTGGAAGAGTCAGGTCTGGCAGGGGGACCGGGATCCGCGGGCTTGGTACCTGCCGAAAAGTGCAAGCCCATGTCCTACGAGGAGAAGAGACAGCTGAGCCTCGACATCAATAAGCTGCCTGGGGACAAGCTGGGCCGTGTGGTCCACATCATTCAATCCCGCGAGCCTTCGCTGAAAAACTCCAACCCGGACGAGATCGAGATCGACTTCGAGACGCTAAAACCTTCCACGCTGCGAGAGCTGGAGAGATACGTTTCGTCCTGTCTCcgcaagaagaagaagcctcCAG AAAAGACCGTGGAGACTATGAGCGCTAAGCCGAAAGGCTCGTCTTCAGACTCGGGCAGCAGCAGCGAGTCGAGCTCGTCCGACAGCGAGGACTCGGAGTCAG GAATGGCCTCTAAATTGAAGAAGAGAGGTCACTCTGCTAAAGAGGGGAAGAAAGGCCACCACCCGGTGATAGCGCCAGGTATGGTCCAGCCCCAGATGCCCCTCCAGCCCCAGGCTCCGGTCTTACAGCCCACAGCTCAGctaaaacaacagcagcagccacaacagcagcagcagcagcatccgTCTCCTGCAGCGTACATGGCTCCTCAGGTCACGGCGCTGGAGTCGTCGCAGCTGCTCGAGAACACGTTTGACTCTTTGCCCCACTTTGGACAGCCCCTCATGCACATGTCCCACCACACCAACGACTCGTCCTCTCCTGCCCCGCCTCACCTCAACGCTCACACAGCAAGTGGCCCCGGGTCACCTGACACGCACCCGTTCTTAAACCAGCACCCCATCCTCCAATCCCCAG cactgcacaACGCTCTGCCTCAGCAGCCTTCACGTCCTAGCAACAGAGCAGCGCCGCTCCCCGCCAAACCCCCGCAGCCCTCGACTCCCCAGCAGCCTCTGCAGCTCCAGCCCCAGCAGCCCCCTCAACCCCAGCACCACCTCCCTCCTCACCTCCTGCACCCCCATCAGCCCATCCGCCAGAGGCCGCTGTCCCCTCCTACGCTCACTCCGCAGGGCCTTCTCTCCTCACAGCCTCCTCAGTTACTGCTGGAGGATGATGAGGAACCCATGCCCACCATGCCCCTCAACCAGGTCCTCTTCCTGCAGCAGCTGCAGCAGGGTcgacaacagcagcagcagcagcaggtccCACTCATGCAGGCCCTCCAGGGCCGTCAGTCACAGCCACAGAGCCAGCCTTCCCTGTTGCAGACGGTGCAGGTGCAGTCACAGCTTCCTGTGCAGACCCAACTGTCTGTCCAAACTCAACCCCAGGCTGCTCCAGTGCACCAGCCCTCGCCGCAGATGCCCCAGCATGCACCCAGACACATGCAGCAATCGCagagccagcagcagcagcagcagcagcaacaacaacagcagcagcagcagcagcagctggcTTTCTCACAAGGCCCAGTGCAGACCACACAGACGCAGCCGGCGCAGCACAAAGTGGCCATGACTCCCAGTAAAGCGCAGCAGCAGATtattcagcagcagcagcagcagcatcctTCTCCACGTCAACACAAACCTGATCCCTATAGCACAG GACACCTGATAGAGAACCCCTCTCCTCTCATGATGCATTCCCCTCAGATTTCTCAGTATCCTCCTGTAGGCCATCAGTCTCCTCCACAAAACCTCCAGCCTAAAAAA GAGCCGCAGCGAGGGCCGCCGGCTCTCGGGCCTCTGAAGGAGGAGAAGCAGTCGCCCTCGCCCGTGATGAGGAGCGAGTCCTTCAGCCCGCCCATACGCCAGGAACCACACAAACAGCCTGAGAGCAAGACACACATGCCgggccacggccagcaga GGCCAGACATGAAGCCTCTGGACACGTCTCGCCCCGTAATCCGCTCCTCGGACCATAGCGGTCCACCCCCCACCATGCCGGACAAGGACAAGTTCAAACAGGAGCCCAAGACTCCTGTGGCTCCTAAAAAGGTACAG GATGTGAAACTGAAGAACATGGGCTCATGGGCCAGCCTGGCGCAGAGGTCCACGTCTACGCCGTCCTCGGCGGTGAAATCGAGCAGCGACAGCTTCGAGCAGTTCCGCCGAGCAGCCCGGGAGAAGGAGGAGCGGGAGAAAGCGCTGAAGGCTCAAGCAGAGCAGGCAGAGAAGGACCGGCAGCGCAGAGACCAGGAGAAACATCG ggGCCGTGATGATGAAGATACGATGGAGGTTCCTCGAAGGCCCCATGAGGAGCAGCGGAGGCGCTCTGAGCACCAGCAAGCCCAGGCCGCTCCGCCACAACAGCAGCACCAGGCCCCGTCCCAAACGCCAACCCAACAGCCCCAGACGCCGTCCGCCCCGCAGCCGTCACAGGCACCCCCTCAGTCTCCAGCCTCCAGCCAGAGCGCCCTCGACCAGCAGAGAGAGATGGCACGCCGCCGCGAgcaagagaggaggaggagagaggcg ATGGCAGCTACCATCGACATGAACTTCCAAAGCGATCTGATGGCGATCTTCGAGGAGAACTTGTTCTGA